A single window of Bufo bufo chromosome 10, aBufBuf1.1, whole genome shotgun sequence DNA harbors:
- the GPT2 gene encoding alanine aminotransferase 2, whose product MRMRSVLRYFLRDHAPRLYSSSAAAEAQAVRPSRDRVLTLQSMNPQVRAVEYAVRGPIVTKAGEIEKELQQGIKKPFSEVIKANIGDAHAMGQQPITFLRQVVALCTYPDLLDDARFPRDAKDRARRILESCGGQSLGSYSTSQGIACIREDVARYIERRDGGIPADPENIYLTTGASEGIANILKILVSGEGRSRTGVMIPIPQYPLYSAAISELNAVQVNYYLDEEHCWALDVGELRRALYQAKEYCNPKVLCIINPGNPTGQVQSQRCVEEVIHFAREEGLFLLADEVYQDNVYSQDCQFHSFKKVLHEMGPEYSSDVELASFHSTSKGYMGECGYRAGYMEVLNLHPDVKAQLVKMLSVRLCPPVSGQAAIDVVVNPPQPDEESYQQFSQEKEAVLSTLAHKAKLTEEFFNQVPGIRCNPLQGAMYAFPQIVIPPRAVEKAEELQMAPDMFYCMRLLEETGICVVPGSGFGQREGTYHFRMTILPPVEKLRLLLQSVKDFHVRFLDEFS is encoded by the exons ATGAGGATGCGGTCGGTGCTCCGTTACTTTTTGCGGGACCATGCTCCCCGGCTGTACAGCAGCTCCGCCGCCGCCGAGGCCCAGGCTGTCCGCCCGTCGCGGGACAGGGTCCTCACCCTGCAGTCCATGAACCCGCAGGTCCGGGCGGTGGAGTACGCGGTGCGGGGACCCATCGTAACGAAGGCTGGGGAGATcgagaaggagctgcagcag GGAATCAAGAAACCGTTCAGTGAGGTCATCAAGGCGAATATCGGAGATGCCCATGCCATGGGACAGCAGCCAATCACGTTCCTCCGGCAG GTCGTCGCGCTTTGCACGTATCCCGATCTGTTGGACGACGCGCGATTTCCACGAGATGCTAAGGACAGGGCCCGGCGCATTCTGGAGTCGTGCGGAGGACAAAGCCTCG GCTCCTACAGCACCAGCCAGGGGATCGCCTGCATCCGGGAAGATGTCGCCCGGTATATCGAGCGGAGGGATGGCGGCATTCCCGCAGATCCggaaaatatttatctcaccacGGGAGCTAGCGAGGGCATCGCT AACATCTTGAAGATCCTTGTGTCGGGGGAGGGGAGGTCCCGGACGGGGGTTATGATTCCCATCCCCCAGTATCCGCTGTACTCCGCCGCCATATCTGAGCTGAACGCAGTGCAGGTGAATTATTACCTGGACGAGGAGCACTGCTGGGCCCTGGATGTCGGCGAGCTGAGGAGAGCCTTGTACCAGGCCAAGGAGTACTGCAACCCCAAAGTGCTGTGCATCATCAACCCAGGGAACCCCACAG GACAGGTGCAGAGCCAGCGCTGTGTAGAAGAAGTCATCCATTTTGCCCGGGAGGAGGGACTGTTTCTTCTGGCCGATGAG GTCTATCAGGACAATGTCTATTCTCAGGACTGCCAGTTCCATTCCTTTAAGAAAGTCCTGCATGAGATGGGCCCGGAATACAGCAGCGACGTAGAGCTCGCCTCCTTCCACTCCACCTCTAAAGGTTACATGGGAGA GTGTGGATACCGTGCGGGGTACATGGAGGTGCTGAACCTGCACCCTGACGTTAAAGCGCAGCTGGTGAAGATGCTGTCTGTGCGCCTGTGTCCTCCAGTGTCTGGCCAGGCAGCCATAGACGTGGTGGTGAACCCTCCGCAGCCTGACGAGGAGTCCTACCAGCAGTTCAGCCAG GAGAAGGAAGCTGTTCTCTCCACCCTGGCGCACAAGGCGAAGCTGACGGAGGAATTCTTTAACCAGGTTCCTGGCATTCGGTGCAACCCTCTGCAGGGCGCCATGTACGCCTTTCCCCAGATCGTCATCCCTCCCCGCGCTGTAGAAAAGGCTGAG GAGCTGCAGATGGCCCCGGATATGTTTTACTGCATGCGCTTGCTGGAGGAGACCGGGATCTGCGTCGTTCCTGGAAGCGGGTTCGGACAGAGAGAGGGGACTTATCACTTTag GATGACCATTCTTCCGCCGGTGGAGAAGCTGAGACTCCTGTTGCAGAGCGTGAAGGATTTTCACGTTCGTTTCCTGGATGAATTCTCCTGA